Proteins found in one Columba livia isolate bColLiv1 breed racing homer chromosome 11, bColLiv1.pat.W.v2, whole genome shotgun sequence genomic segment:
- the LOC135575261 gene encoding uncharacterized protein LOC135575261 — translation MNFFARMFAGSRVPDSIVREYTSIKFLWSKSLPGHEDIFEEVSESKLQPGDILLFPESNANFISRALFKHGAVYCWDGEVIHFQSADRGHIGLISKQGFEALKRERGECHIYRKKGGVDLNDLWSKVRMDSEAEYSLCTNNCIHFALSLLGLEKFYSELVQIQDEDDSCSTGALPALRGHPSARAGKGRDSGDSPSFPGHL, via the exons ATGAACTTCTTCGCTCGCATGTTTGCTGGTTCCAGAGTTCCAGATAGTATCGTG AGGGAGTATACGTCCATCAAGTTTCTGTGGTCAAAGAGCCTCCCTGGACATGAGGACATCTTTGAGGAGGTGTCAGAGAGTaagctgcagcctggggacatCTTGCTCTTCCCTGAGAGCAATGCTAACTTCATCAGCAGGGCCCTGTTCAAACATGGAGCCGTCTACTGCTGGGATGGAGAGGTCATTCACTTCCAGA GTGCAGACAGGGGACACATTGGTCTGATCAGCAAACAAGGCTTTGAGGCcctgaaaagggaaaggggggaatGCCACATTTACCGGAAAAAAGGTGGGGTTGATCTCAATGACTTGTGGAGTAAAGTCAGGATGGACAGCGAAGCTGAGTATTCTCTCTGCACAAACAACTGCATCCACTTCGCTCTCTCGCTCCTGGGCCTGGAGAAGTTCTACTCAGAACtg GTGCAAATCCAAGATGAAGAtgacagctgctccactggGGCG CTGCCAGCGCTTCGAGGGCACCCATCTGCACGGGCTGGGAAGGGCAGGGACTCAGGGGACAGTCCCAGCTTTCCAGGACACTTGTAG